From Acinonyx jubatus isolate Ajub_Pintada_27869175 chromosome F2, VMU_Ajub_asm_v1.0, whole genome shotgun sequence, the proteins below share one genomic window:
- the RBM12B gene encoding RNA-binding protein 12B produces MAVVIRLLGLPFIAGPVDIRHFFTGLTIPDGGVHIIGGEVGEAFIIFATDEDARRAISRSGGFIKDSSVELFLSSKAEMQKTIEMKRTDRIGRERPGSGASGAGSLSNFVEAIKEEASNSGYGSPINQDAGFHTNGTGHGDLRPRKTRPLKAENPYLFLRGLPYLVNEDDVRVFFSGLCVDGVIFLKHHDGRNNGDAIVKFASCIDASGGLKCHRSFMGSRFIEVMQGSEQQWIEFGGNAIKEVDIPMRIEEHSPPRGINDRHFRKRSHSKSPRRTRSRSPLGFYVHLKNLSLSINKRDLRNFFRDTDLTNEQIRFLYKDERRTRYAFVMFKTLKDYNTALGLHKTVLQYRPVHIDPVSRKQMLKFIECYEKKRPVSIEKERLGHISQKYSQEGYPGQKLCIYIRNFPFDVTKVEVQKFFADFSLAEDDIYLLYDDKGVGLGEALVKFKSEEQAMKAERLNRRRFLGTEVLLRLISEAQMQEFDVNFSLMSSERVQDHSQSRDRDDHSHSFDSSDPPMYSVGPSENFRHQQEDLRQLDNFKQTQGDFRQLDRSLPEDFRRSPEDFRRSPEDFRRPREEHFRRPLEDFRRPLEEDFRRPWEEDFRYPREEDFRYPREEEWRRAPEEDFRRPSKEDFRRPLEEDWRRLPEEDWRRPPEGDFRRPLEEDWRRPPEDDFRRLPQGEWRRPPEEDFRRLPEEDFRRPPEEDFRRSPEEDFRHSPEEDFRRPPQEHFRRPAPEHLRRPAPEHFRRPPPEHFRRPPQEHFRRPPQEHFRRPPQEHFRRPPQEHLRRPREEDFRHPPDEDFRGPPDEDLRHPPDEDFRSPQEEDFRCPSDEDFRRLPEEDLRKPPEEDPRLPDSFRPPGEEFRSPPDDFRSHRPFVNFGRPEGGKFDFGKRSMGSFPEGRFMPDPKLNCSSGRLTPIKIMNLPFKANVNEILDFFHGYRIIPDSVSIQYNEQGLPTGEAIVAMINYNEAMAAIKDLSDRPVGPRKVKLMLL; encoded by the coding sequence ATGGCTGTAGTCATCCGTTTACTGGGGCTTCCTTTTATTGCGGGGCCTGTGGATATTCGTCACTTCTTCACGGGATTGACTATTCCTGATGGAGGAGTGCATATAATTGGAGGGGAAGTTGGGgaggcttttattatttttgcaacagATGAAGATGCAAGACGTGCCATAAGTCGTTCAGGAGGGTTTATCAAGGATTCATCTGTAGAGCTCTTTCTTAGTAGTAAGGCAGAAATGCAGAAGactatagaaatgaaaagaactgaTCGCATAGGAAGAGAGCGACCGGGATCTGGGGCATCAGGGGCTGGCAGCTTATCTAACTTTGTTGAGGCTATTAAAGAAGAAGCAAGTAATTCTGGATATGGCTCTCCAATTAATCAAGATGCTGGGTTTCATACTAATGGTACAGGACATGGTGATTTAAGGCCAAGAAAGACAAGGCCATTGAAGGCAGAGAATCCTTACTTGTTTCTCCGAGGTTTGCCTTACTTAGTAAATGAAGATGATGTACgtgtctttttttctggtttgtgtGTGGATGGcgtaattttcttaaaacatcaCGATGGCCGAAATAATGGTGATGCCATAGTAAAATTTGCTTCATGTATTGATGCTTCAGGAGGTCTTAAATGTCATAGAAGTTTTATGGGTTCAAGATTTATAGAAGTAATGCAAGGCTCAGAACAACAGTGGATTGAGTTTGGTGGTAATGCAATTAAGGAGGTTGACATTCCTATGAGAATTGAAGAACATTCTCCACCAAGAGGAATTAATGATAGACATTTTCGAAAACGATCTCATTCAAAATCTCCCAGAAGAACACGTTCTCGTTCTCCTCTCGGGTTTTATGTTCACTTAAAAAATCTGTCCCTGAGTATTAacaaaagagatttaagaaattTCTTTAGAGATACTGATCTGACTAATGAACAGATTAGGTTTTTAtataaagatgaaagaagaaCAAGATATGCCTTTGTAATGTTCAAAACTCTGAAAGACTATAACACTGCTCTGGGTCTACATAAGACTGTTTTACAGTATCGTCCTGTTCATATTGATCCTGTTTCTAGAAAACAAATGCTGAAGTTCATTGAATGTTATGAAAAGAAAAGACCAGTGTCCATAGAAAAAGAGAGGCTTGGACATATTTCACAAAAATACTCTCAAGAAGGCTACCCTGGCCAgaaactgtgtatatatataagaaattttccttttgatgttACAAAAGTTGAAGTGCAAAAGTTCTTTGCAGACTTTTCTCTTGCAGAGGATGACATTTACTTACTTTATGATGACAAAGGAGTTGGTCTGGGAGAAGCATTGGTGAAATTCAAATCAGAAGAACAAGCCATGAAAGCCGAACGTTTAAACCGACGGAGATTCTTGGGGACAGAGGTATTGTTAAGACTTATATCTGAGGCACAAATGCAGGAGTTTGATGTAAATTTTTCCTTGATGTCCAGTGAGAGAGTGCAAGACCATTCACAGTCACGTGATAGAGATGACCATTCCCATTCTTTTGACTCCAGTGATCCACCAATGTACTCAGTTGGTCCTTCTGAAAACTTCAGGCATCAGCAGGAGGACTTGAGGCAACTGGACAATTTCAAGCAAACCCAGGGGGATTTCCGACAGCTTGATAGGAGCCTTCCAGAAGATTTTAGGCGCTCCCCAGAGGACTTCAGGCGCTCCCCAGAAGACTTCAGGCGCCCTCGGGAGGAACACTTCAGGCGGCCTCTTGAGGATTTCAGGCGGCCTCTTGAGGAGGATTTCAGGCGTCCTTGGGAGGAGGACTTCAGATACCCTCGGGAGGAGGACTTCAGGTACCCCAGAGAGGAGGAGTGGAGGCGGGCACCGGAGGAGGATTTCAGGCGGCCTTCCAAGGAGGATTTCAGGCGACCCCTCGAGGAGGACTGGAGGCGGCTCCCGGAGGAGGATTGGAGGAGGCCCCCGGAGGGAGACTTCAGGCGGCCTCTTGAGGAGGATTGGAGGCGGCCTCCTGAGGATGACTTTAGACGGCTTCCCCAAGGGGAGTGGAGACGACCACCTGAGGAGGACTTCAGGCGACTTCCCGAGGAGGACTTCAGGCGACCTCCGGAGGAGGATTTCAGGCGTTCTCCCGAGGAGGATTTCAGGCATTCTCCCGAAGAAGATTTCAGGCGGCCGCCCCAGGAACACTTCAGGCGGCCGGCCCCGGAGCATCTCAGGCGTCCGGCCCCGGAGCACTTCAGGCGGCCGCCCCCAGAACATTTCAGGCGACCGCCTCAGGAGCACTTTCGCCGGCCACCCCAGGAGCACTTCCGCCGCCCACCCCAGGAGCACTTCCGCCGGCCACCCCAGGAACATTTAAGGCGCCCCCGAGAGGAGGATTTCAGGCACCCACCGGATGAAGATTTCAGAGGCCCTCCCGATGAAGACTTGAGGCATCCTCCTGATGAGGACTTCAGGAGCCCCCAGGAGGAAGATTTTAGATGCCCTTCTGATGAGGACTTCAGGCGGCTCCCGGAGGAAGACCTCAGGAAACCTCCAGAGGAGGACCCTAGACTTCCTGACAGTTTTAGACCTCCTGGTGAGGAGTTTAGGAGTCCACCCGATGACTTTAGAAGTCATCGACCTTTTGTGAATTTTGGTCGCCCAGAAGGTGGCAAGTTTGATTTTGGAAAGCGCAGTATGGGAAGTTTTCCTGAGGGGAGATTTATGCCTGACCCAAAATTAAATTGTAGTTCAGGTAGACTAACACCTATTAAGATAATGAATCTTCCATTTAAAGCTAATGTTAACGAAATTCTAGACTTTTTCCATGGTTATAGAATCATACCTGATTCAGTTTCAATACAGTATAATGAGCAAGGGTTACCTACAGGGGAAGCCATTGTTGCTATGATAAACTATAATGAAGCTATGGCTGCTATTAAAGACCTAAGTGATAGGCCGGTTGGCCCACGCAAAGTTAAATTAATGTTGCTCTAG